A single genomic interval of Candidatus Eisenbacteria bacterium harbors:
- a CDS encoding GAF domain-containing sensor histidine kinase yields the protein MESKERGSRKPFGPVEKSNIRHWIVVFLLLSAFATATGLLYLSATEDLTDSTVPVLQGGSTVILGLAGLVVLFCLYMLQGQTNLAQLRTRLFNEKVNAATLQAQLSELSALFEVGTAINMRLKLDGIIKIVVRRLPNCLGADRASLMIVNPSTGMLECKAAWGLDSERMQNHRVAVGEGIAGWVAANGKPLLLHGHELGRFLPYTKADNDICSAMSVPIKLRKTTVGVLNVTRVGSNERFKRSQLRLLCAFGENIAGVIRKALVYEKVDARKLFFEESNKELATLNQMKEVFVATLSHELRTPLTCIVSLAELLDEQDSKLSETDRKKFVSIMHEQGSKLLDLTEQLMDLSKLEKGTLQLELEETDVNEIARSAVIALEPTGKCKGIEVKLDLAPELDPIRADGTKLRQIVLNLVGNAIKFTEEGGEVVVGTRATSEWIELCVKDNGIGLDSDEMSRIFGLFTQGSKPAQGRYHGLGLGLYLVQGFVDLHKGKITVESEKGKGATFKVCLPRNIDGTEETRAEETGKEETAVPAGSTA from the coding sequence ATGGAATCAAAGGAGAGAGGCAGCAGGAAACCATTCGGTCCGGTCGAGAAATCCAACATTCGACACTGGATCGTTGTGTTTCTTCTTCTGAGTGCGTTTGCCACGGCCACTGGACTCCTCTACTTGTCGGCTACTGAGGATTTGACCGACTCGACGGTTCCGGTTCTTCAGGGCGGCAGCACGGTGATTCTGGGCCTGGCGGGCCTTGTCGTTCTCTTCTGCCTGTACATGCTTCAGGGCCAGACGAACCTGGCACAATTGAGGACCAGGCTTTTCAACGAGAAGGTCAACGCCGCGACCCTGCAGGCTCAGTTGTCCGAGCTTTCGGCGCTCTTCGAGGTCGGCACCGCCATAAACATGAGATTGAAGCTCGACGGCATCATCAAGATAGTCGTGCGCAGGCTCCCGAATTGCCTGGGCGCCGACAGGGCCTCGCTCATGATAGTGAACCCGTCCACGGGTATGCTCGAGTGCAAGGCTGCCTGGGGCCTCGACAGCGAGAGAATGCAGAACCACAGAGTCGCCGTGGGAGAGGGAATCGCAGGTTGGGTGGCGGCCAACGGAAAGCCTCTCTTGCTGCACGGACACGAGCTCGGGAGGTTCCTGCCCTACACAAAAGCAGACAACGATATATGTTCCGCGATGAGCGTGCCGATAAAGCTAAGAAAGACGACCGTCGGCGTGCTCAACGTCACCCGCGTCGGTTCGAACGAACGCTTCAAGCGATCGCAGTTGCGCCTGCTCTGTGCTTTCGGTGAGAACATCGCGGGCGTCATCCGAAAGGCTCTCGTGTACGAGAAGGTGGACGCGAGAAAACTGTTCTTCGAAGAATCCAACAAAGAGCTTGCCACGTTGAACCAGATGAAGGAGGTCTTTGTCGCCACGCTGAGCCACGAATTGAGAACGCCTCTCACGTGCATCGTCTCGCTCGCCGAGCTTCTTGACGAGCAGGACAGCAAGCTTTCGGAAACCGACAGGAAGAAATTCGTCTCGATAATGCATGAACAAGGATCCAAGTTGCTGGATCTCACGGAACAGCTCATGGACCTTTCCAAGCTCGAGAAGGGCACGCTGCAACTTGAGTTGGAAGAAACGGACGTCAACGAAATCGCTCGCTCCGCGGTCATTGCGCTAGAGCCTACCGGAAAGTGCAAGGGAATCGAGGTCAAGCTGGACCTGGCCCCGGAACTGGATCCCATTCGCGCAGACGGAACGAAGCTGAGGCAGATCGTGCTCAACCTGGTAGGAAATGCGATAAAGTTCACTGAAGAGGGAGGCGAGGTCGTGGTGGGCACTCGCGCGACCAGCGAGTGGATAGAATTGTGCGTGAAGGATAACGGAATAGGACTGGACAGCGACGAGATGAGCAGGATCTTCGGTCTCTTCACCCAGGGTTCCAAGCCGGCGCAAGGTCGCTATCACGGTCTGGGCCTCGGTCTGTACCTCGTGCAGGGATTCGTGGACCTGCACAAAGGGAAGATTACGGTCGAGAGCGAAAAAGGCAAAGGAGCCACGTTCAAGGTGTGTCTGCCGAGAAACATCGATGGGACGGAGGAGACAAGAGCGGAAGAGACCGGGAAAGAAGAGACTGCCGTTCCGGCCGGCTCGACCGCATGA